Proteins encoded in a region of the Watersipora subatra chromosome 5, tzWatSuba1.1, whole genome shotgun sequence genome:
- the LOC137396460 gene encoding putative ascorbate peroxidase, protein MNLKLILTGLLVMAAFIEITDARSRRINCNNRRSSRRRANESRRDARQRRQEERCLCNPGSARCRVPPVHTSQPEVSLSSLRRSMTAFLGQNSLRRIPGTVRLVYHSCVGNTGCDGCINSKTMNNLGLMTVYYDAISLWKKLGRPIGLADFIVLLGTVSVETAFAQPGGPGRRQLPFRTGRRSCSDPINYNLDHVFAMGQNTDSVEFLMGQFGLTRKLAIALLGAHSLGRCNPETSGFFGPWDNTQQTLDNAYYLALMNGNWRLVDSSNGFTQWIDGGKMMLHADMTLLRNLRISNDETPSCRLSSQCPFNRANSRRVENYAQNQNVWADDFVRAFLKMVEH, encoded by the exons ATGAATTTGAag CTCATACTCACTGGATTGTTAGTGATGGCAGCGTTTATAGAAATCACTGATGCAAG GAGTCGTCGCATCAATTGCAACAATAGAAGGAGCTCAAGAAGGAGAGCTAACGAGTCAAGAAGGGATGCCAGGCAGAGAAGGCAAGAAGAAAGATGCTTATGCAATCCTGGCTCAG CGAGATGCAGAGTACCACCTGTACATACCAGCCAACCAGAAGTTAGCCTAAGCAGTTTGAGAAGGTCAATGACTGCTTTCTTAGGACAGAAT TCACTACGAAGAATACCAGGAACGGTACGATTGGTTTATCACAGCTGCGTAGGAAACACTGGATGTGATGGCTGTATTAACAGCAAAACCATGAACAACCTTG GTTTGATGACTGTCTACTATGATGCGATAAGTCTATGGAAGAAACTGGGCAGACCCATTGGGTTGGCTGACTTTATTGTGCTGCTTGGAACAGTTAGTGTGGAAACAGCCTTTGCTCAACCAG GAGGGCCAGGAAGAAGACAACTTCCATTCAGAACTGGTCGTAGAAGCTGCTCGGATCCAATAAACTATAATCTAGATCACGTCTTTGCAATG GGTCAAAATACGGACTCAGTAGAATTCTTAATGGGTCAGTTTGGACTGACAAGAAAGCTTGCTATTGCTCTTTTGG GAGCTCATTCCTTGGGCAGATGCAACCCAGAAACGAGTGGTTTCTTTGGTCCCTGGGACAACACTCAACAGACTCTTGACAATGCGTACTACCTCGCACTGATGAATGGAAACTGGAGACTTGTCGATTCATCCAATGG ATTCACGCAGTGGATAGATGGTGGTAAGATGATGCTGCATGCTGATATGACTTTGCTACGAAACCTTCGCATATCCAATGATGAAACACCGTCTTGCAGGCTTTCCAGCCAATGCCCTTTTAATAGAGCAAACAGCAGAAGG GTAGAAAACTATGCTCAGAATCAAAATGTATGGGCAGACGACTTCGTGAGAGCATTTCTTAAAATGGTAGAGCATTGA